The following coding sequences lie in one Pontibacter sp. G13 genomic window:
- a CDS encoding 2Fe-2S iron-sulfur cluster-binding protein, whose product MIKIHVVDTDGSARTLEMEANPSSNLMEILTEENFDVPAICGGVASCGTCHITVKEGIEKLSKPEDDEEFMLDSLPNLTDNSRLACQVPLTEDVDGLSIVVLGDNA is encoded by the coding sequence ATGATCAAGATCCACGTAGTAGATACCGACGGCTCCGCTCGTACGCTAGAAATGGAAGCCAATCCATCTAGCAACTTGATGGAGATTCTGACTGAGGAAAACTTCGATGTGCCTGCCATCTGCGGCGGAGTTGCCAGCTGCGGTACTTGCCACATCACGGTAAAGGAAGGGATCGAAAAGCTTTCCAAGCCGGAGGATGACGAGGAGTTCATGCTCGACAGCCTTCCAAACTTGACTGACAATAGCCGATTGGCTTGTCAGGTTCCCTTGACGGAAGATGTGGATGG